AGCCGGCCGCCGCTGAGGTGCCAGATCAGCCAGCTGTCGATGGTGCCGAAGGCAAGCTCGCCGCGCTCGGCACGGGCGCGCGCATCCGGGACGTGATCGAGCAGCCAGGCGAGCTTGGTGGCGGAAAAGTACGGGTCGAGCTCCAGCCCGGTGCGCGCACGCACACTCTCGGCCCAGCCCGCTGCGCGCAGACGCGCGCACTCGGGCGCGGTACGTCGGTCCTGCCAGACGATCGCGGGGGCGAGTGCGCGCCCGCTCGCACGCTCCCAGAGCACGGTGGTCTCGCGCTGGTTGGCGACGCCGATCGCCGCAACCTCACGCGCCGCCACGCCGGCGTTGGCGAGCGCCTCGCGTGCGCAATCGAACTGGGTGCGCAGGATGTCCTGGGGGTCGTGCTCGACCCGGTCGGACGCCGGAAAGTGCTGGGCGAAAGCCTGCTGGGCGAGCCCGCGGACGCGCCCATCGGCATCGAACACGATGGCGCGCGAGCTGGTGGTGCCCTGGTCGAGGGCGAGCAGATAGGCCATGGCGACTCCGAACAGGGGGCTGACCGCAGTGACATCAGCCTAGCGCCAGCGGCTGCGCACTGCCACCCCCGATACGGCCTGTTGTGGTTCAATGACAGCCTTTCGCTGCATCGCAACAAACACCATGCCCGCCCTCTGGATGATCGCCTCCTGCTTCCTGTTCGCCTGCATGGGGGTGTGCGTGAAGCTGGCGTCGAGCACGTTCTCCACCGGGGAGATCGTCCTCGGGCGCGGCGTCGTGAGCATGGCGATGATGGCCGCGCTCGCGCTCACCCAGGGCATTGCGCTGCGCACGCCACACTGGCGCATGCACGTCTCTCGCAGCCTGTCCGGGTCGACCGCCCTGGGGTGCTATTTCTTCGCAATCGGCACGCTGCCGCTCGCCACCGCGGTCACGCTCAACTACACCTCGCCACTCTTCGTCGCCCTCTTGCTGGCGCTGTTCTTCGGCGAGCGCCTGAACTGGCTCGCCTCGGGGGCGGTGATGATGGGCTTTGCCGGCGTGGTCGTTCTGCTGCGCCCTGCCCTGCACCCCGAGCAGTGGCTCGGCGCAGTCTCCGGCCTGGGCTCGGGCGCGCTCGCCAGCCTCGCCTACATCAGCCTGCGCGAGCTCGGCCGCGCCGGAGAGCCCGAGGTGCGCACGGTATTCTGGTTTTCGCTGATGACCACGGTCATCGGTCTGGCCTGGACGCTGGCGGGCGAACTGCACCGCCCCGATGCCGCGCAGTTCGCAACCCTGCTCGGCGTCGGCCTCTTCGGCGGGCTGGCACAGCTCGCCATGACGCGTTCCTACCGCTACGGGCGCACCGTCGTGTCGGCCAACCTGAGCTACGCCACCGTGGTGTTCGCGAGCCTTTTCGGCGTGCTGTTGTGGGACGAGCTCATGCCACCGAGCGCATGGCTGGCGATTGCGCTCATCGTCGCCGGCGCGATCCTGGTCTCGCTGAGTACGCGCAAAGCCGCCTGAAGCCTCACCGGCCACGGCACGGTCGCGTGCAATTGAGCCCGGCGGGCGTCAGGACTATAGTGGTGGCATCCGCGCCCACCCCATGGAGGCAGTCATGATCAGCACCGAGAACACGGACAGGATGGTTGCCATTGCCGTATTCGGCGAGTTCACCCTGGCTGACTACAAGGAGTTCGAGGAGGTGGTCAATTACCACATCCATTTCGGCGGCCAGCTCGACCTGCTCCTCGATCTGCGCCAGATGGTGGGATTCACACTCGACGTGGCCTGGGAAGAGATCAAGTTTTCGCGCCAGCACGCGAGTGACTTCCGCCGCATCGCCGTGCTCACCGAGGATCAGTGGCTGACCTGGAGCGCCTGGGTGTCGCAGCTTTTCGTCAATGCCGAAGTCAGGGTGTTCGCCGACGAGGACGAGGCGCGCGCCTGGCTGGAGGCAGACGAGGCCACCGAAGCCGCGCAGTGAGCGCAGGCCTGCCGTAAACGCGTCCCCATGAGCGCATCCTATTCAACCCTGATCGGCGCGGTGGAACTCGCCCAACGGCTGCGCGATCCGGACTGGGTCGTGTTCGACTGCCGCTTCGATCTCGCGGATCCCGCCTTCGGCAGCCGCGCGTATGCGCGCGGCCATCTGCCCGGGGCGTTCTTCGTCGACCTGGACGGCGATCTCTCCGGCACCAAGTCGGGACGCAACGGCCGCCACCCGCTGCCCGATCCCGCACGGCTCGTGTCGCGTCTCGAGGCTTGCGGCGTGGGCAATCACACCCAGGTCGTGGCCTACGACGACGCCGGCGGCATGTTCGCCGCACGGCTTTGGTGGTTGCTGCGCTGGTTCGGGCACCACCGGGTCGCCGTACTCGATGGCGGCCTTCAGGCCTGGCTGACAGCGGGCCAGGCATTGACCGACGAGGCGCCGACGCCGCGCCAGAGCAGCTACACCCTCGCCCTGCGCGCCGACCACGTCGAGGCCGCCTACGTGCTCCAGCACCTCGGCCAGCCAGACATGGTGCTCATCGATGCCCGCAGCCCCGATCGCTTCCGCGGCGAAAACGAGGTGCTCGACCCGGTCGGCGGCCATATCCCGGGTGCGATCAACCGCTTCTTTCGCGACAACCTCGACGCGCGCGGCTGCTTCAAGCAAGCCTCGGTGCTGCGCGAGGAGTTCGCCGCCCTGCTGGGCGCGCATTCACCGCGCCAGGTGGTGCATCAGTGCGGTTCCGGGGTCACCGCCTGCGTCAACCTGCTTGCGATGGAGGCGGCCGGGCTGTCCGGATCGCGACTCTATGGCGGCTCGTGGAGCGAATGGTGCGCCGATCCGGCACGGCCGGTGGCACGCGGGCCCGTCTGAGGCCGCCTCGCCCCGCGCCGAGGCCCCCCTCAGCTTACCAGTCGACCTTCTCCACCGGACCGAGTGAGCGACCGAGAAAGCGTTCGCCGATGGTCTGGAAACGCAGCGGCACGTCGCTCACGACGAAGCGGTAATCCGCCACGCCGCCTTCCGTGCGCGCGAGTCCCCCCTGCTGCAGCCGCTCGGCGGCCAGTTCGGCCGTCGTCAACGCCGAATCGATCAGCCGTACCCGCGGCCCGGCCACGTCGCGCAACAGCGGCTTGAGCAAGGGGTAGTGGGTACAGCCCAGCACAAGGCTGTCGACCTCCTCCGCGAGCACCGGTCGCAGGTACTCCTGCGCAGTGAGCCGGGTGACCTGGTGGTCCAGCCAACCCTCCTCGACCAGCGGCACGAACAGCGGGCAGGCCTGGGAATACACCCGCACCGCAGCATCGAGTTCGTGCATGCGGCGAGCATAGGCATTGCTGTTGATCGTCGTCGGCGTGCCGATCACGCCGATCCGCCGTCCCGACGAGGCCGCCACCGCGGCGCGCGCCCCGGCCTCGATCACGTCGAGCACCGGAATGCCGGCGGCCAGCCGGTGCACCACCTCGGCCGCCACGGCCGCCATGGTGTTGCAGGCGATGATCAGCATCTTGACCTCGCGCTGCAGCAGGAACTCGGTGATCTGCGCGGTGAAATGCTCGATGGTGGCGACCGACTTGACGCCGTAGGGCACGCGCGCGGTATCGCCAAAATAGACGATGCTCTCCAGCGGCAGACGTTCCATCAGCGCGCGCACCACGGTGAGCCCGCCGACGCCGGAGTCGAAGACGCCGATCGGGCGCGACGCAGCGGCCGCGCTCATTGCACGCCTCTCCCGCAGGATCTGGAAAGGGTCAAAGCAACACCACCGAGGCGAACTTGCGCTTGCCCACCTGCAGTACGACGGTCTCGCCGGCGCGCAAGGTCAGGCCCTTGTCCTCGGCGCGTTCGCCGTTGATGCGCACGCCGCCCTGCTCCACCATCCGCATCGCCTCCGAGGTCGTGCCGGTGAGGCCGGCCTGCTTGAGCACCTGGAACAGCGGCAACCCGTCGGCGCCGACGTTCACCTTGACCTGCGCGATGTCGTCGGGGATCGCATTGCGCTGGAAACGGGCCTCGAAGTCGGCGAGTGCCTCTTCGGCAGCGCGCTCGCCGTGGAAGCGGGCGACGAACTCCTGCGCCAGCATCACCTTGACGTCGCGCGGATTGCGCCCGCCTTCGACGTCGGCACGCAGCTGCGCAATCTCGGCACTGGAGCGGAAGGACAGCAGCTCGTAGTAGCGCCACATCAGCGTGTCGGACACCGACATGGTCTTGCCGAAGATCTCCTTCGCCGGCTCGGCGATGCCGATGTAGTTGCCGAGCGACTTCGACATCTTGTTGACGCCGTCGAGCCCCTCGAGCAGCGGCACCATCACCACGCACTGCGGCTCCTGGCCATAGTGCTTCTGCAGTTCGCGCCCCATCAGCAGGTTGAAGCGCTGGTCGGTACCGCCGAGCTCGACGTCGGACTTCATCGCCACCGAGTCGTAGCCCTGGCACAGCGGGTAGAGGAACTCGTGGATCGCGATCGGTTGGTTGCTGCCGTAGCGCTTGGCGAAGTCGTCGCGCTCGAGCATGCGCGCCACCGTCTGCTGCGCGGCCAGACGGATCATGCCAGCGGCGCCGAGATCGTTCATCCACGCCGAGTTGAAGCAGATCTCGGTCCTGTCGGGGTCGAGGATCTTGAATACCTGGTCCTGATAGGTCTTCGCGTTCTCCAGGATCTGCTCGCGCGACAAGGGCGGGCGCGTGCTGTTCTTGCCGCTGGGGTCGCCGATCATGCCGGTGAAGTCACCGATCAGGAACTGGACCTGATGCCCGAGTTCCTGGAAGTGACGCATCTTGTTGATCAGCACCGTGTGGCCGAGATGGAGGTCGGGCGCAGTCGGATCGAAGCCGGCCTTCACCCGCAGGGGGCGGCCACGCTTGAGCTTGTCGACCAGTTCGGCCTCGATCAGCACGGCATCCGTGCCGCGCTTGATCAGGTCGATCGCCGCCTGGACATCAGTCATTCAATTTCTCCAAAAATACCTTCCCGAACAAGGGACTTCCTTTGCTACACTTCCGCAACTTTTTTCCCGCATTCCAGCCACCGAGCTCATGAAGGCCAGAAAAACCCGAATTCTAGCCGATCTGCCGGCCCATCTCCTCTCCCGCCCCCGAACCTGGATCACCGCTGGCGTCGCCGGCGTGTCCTTGATGGGCGTGGTCGCCGCAACCGCCGTCGCCCCGGGCAGCGCGCCCGCCGACATCCTGTTCGAGCGCGTGGTCGAAACCCTGCCCGCGCCGGCGGCGATCGACGCGACCGCGGGCAGCGACCTGCCCTTCGTTCACAATGAACGCATCCAGGCCGGCGACAACCTGCAGGCGATCTTCAACCGCCTGCGCATCGACGACGCCGAGGCCCTCGCCTTCCTGTCCTCATCGGATGCCGGCAAGCAGGCGATCCGCCAGTTGCGCGCCGGTCGCTCGGTCACTGCAGTGGTCTCACCCAGCGGCCAGGTGCTGTCGTTCAGCCTGCCGCTGGGCAACACGTCCGAGCAGGTCGTCATCGAACGCGGCGACACCGGCCTCGCACTGCGCGAATCGCCGAGCGCGACCCAGACCAGGATGGTCGAGATGCGCTCGGGCACCATCACCCACTCGCTGTTCGGCGCCACCGACGATGCCGGCCTGCCCGACAGCGTCGCCACCCAGCTCGCCACCATCTTCGGTACCTGGATCGACTTCCACACCGACCTGCGCAAGGGCGACCGCTTCAATGTCGTCTATGAGGCGGTATATGAAGAGGGCAACCCGGTGCGTGCCGGCCGCATCCTGGCCGCGGAGTTCATCAACAACGGCGAGCGCCATGCGGTCGTGCTCTACCGCGGACCGAGCGGCAAGGAACAGTACTACAGCGACGACGGCCGCAGCCTGCAGCAGGGCTTCCTGCGCTCGCCGCTGGCATTCAGCCGCGTAAGCTCGAACTTCGGCCGCCGCCTGCACCCGATCC
This region of Thauera sp. JM12B12 genomic DNA includes:
- a CDS encoding DMT family transporter, producing MPALWMIASCFLFACMGVCVKLASSTFSTGEIVLGRGVVSMAMMAALALTQGIALRTPHWRMHVSRSLSGSTALGCYFFAIGTLPLATAVTLNYTSPLFVALLLALFFGERLNWLASGAVMMGFAGVVVLLRPALHPEQWLGAVSGLGSGALASLAYISLRELGRAGEPEVRTVFWFSLMTTVIGLAWTLAGELHRPDAAQFATLLGVGLFGGLAQLAMTRSYRYGRTVVSANLSYATVVFASLFGVLLWDELMPPSAWLAIALIVAGAILVSLSTRKAA
- a CDS encoding STAS/SEC14 domain-containing protein, whose protein sequence is MISTENTDRMVAIAVFGEFTLADYKEFEEVVNYHIHFGGQLDLLLDLRQMVGFTLDVAWEEIKFSRQHASDFRRIAVLTEDQWLTWSAWVSQLFVNAEVRVFADEDEARAWLEADEATEAAQ
- a CDS encoding sulfurtransferase, whose translation is MSASYSTLIGAVELAQRLRDPDWVVFDCRFDLADPAFGSRAYARGHLPGAFFVDLDGDLSGTKSGRNGRHPLPDPARLVSRLEACGVGNHTQVVAYDDAGGMFAARLWWLLRWFGHHRVAVLDGGLQAWLTAGQALTDEAPTPRQSSYTLALRADHVEAAYVLQHLGQPDMVLIDARSPDRFRGENEVLDPVGGHIPGAINRFFRDNLDARGCFKQASVLREEFAALLGAHSPRQVVHQCGSGVTACVNLLAMEAAGLSGSRLYGGSWSEWCADPARPVARGPV
- the murI gene encoding glutamate racemase — encoded protein: MSAAAASRPIGVFDSGVGGLTVVRALMERLPLESIVYFGDTARVPYGVKSVATIEHFTAQITEFLLQREVKMLIIACNTMAAVAAEVVHRLAAGIPVLDVIEAGARAAVAASSGRRIGVIGTPTTINSNAYARRMHELDAAVRVYSQACPLFVPLVEEGWLDHQVTRLTAQEYLRPVLAEEVDSLVLGCTHYPLLKPLLRDVAGPRVRLIDSALTTAELAAERLQQGGLARTEGGVADYRFVVSDVPLRFQTIGERFLGRSLGPVEKVDW
- the tyrS gene encoding tyrosine--tRNA ligase, whose amino-acid sequence is MTDVQAAIDLIKRGTDAVLIEAELVDKLKRGRPLRVKAGFDPTAPDLHLGHTVLINKMRHFQELGHQVQFLIGDFTGMIGDPSGKNSTRPPLSREQILENAKTYQDQVFKILDPDRTEICFNSAWMNDLGAAGMIRLAAQQTVARMLERDDFAKRYGSNQPIAIHEFLYPLCQGYDSVAMKSDVELGGTDQRFNLLMGRELQKHYGQEPQCVVMVPLLEGLDGVNKMSKSLGNYIGIAEPAKEIFGKTMSVSDTLMWRYYELLSFRSSAEIAQLRADVEGGRNPRDVKVMLAQEFVARFHGERAAEEALADFEARFQRNAIPDDIAQVKVNVGADGLPLFQVLKQAGLTGTTSEAMRMVEQGGVRINGERAEDKGLTLRAGETVVLQVGKRKFASVVLL
- a CDS encoding M23 family metallopeptidase gives rise to the protein MKARKTRILADLPAHLLSRPRTWITAGVAGVSLMGVVAATAVAPGSAPADILFERVVETLPAPAAIDATAGSDLPFVHNERIQAGDNLQAIFNRLRIDDAEALAFLSSSDAGKQAIRQLRAGRSVTAVVSPSGQVLSFSLPLGNTSEQVVIERGDTGLALRESPSATQTRMVEMRSGTITHSLFGATDDAGLPDSVATQLATIFGTWIDFHTDLRKGDRFNVVYEAVYEEGNPVRAGRILAAEFINNGERHAVVLYRGPSGKEQYYSDDGRSLQQGFLRSPLAFSRVSSNFGRRLHPIHGSWRNHNGTDFAAPVGTPIMASSDATIDFIGSQRGFGNLIVLKHRNNITTHYAHLNGFAKGLSKGQTVSQGDVIGYVGCTGWCTGPHLHYEVRIKDVPADPMTVALPMADSFNDKQLAAFKRDTAHLRQRFALLNYELASAR